Proteins co-encoded in one Brassica oleracea var. oleracea cultivar TO1000 chromosome C4, BOL, whole genome shotgun sequence genomic window:
- the LOC106338343 gene encoding glutathione S-transferase T3-like: MDPRNPDIPHQNFRYECTPSSVNFGEPDIPPFSSQQSQAPALSEDTPAGRRERKNWTPADDEVLISAWLNTSKDAVVGNDQKFGTFWKRVEAYYAASPHALEGRGGSSHNNCKQRWSKINDQTNKFCGAYAVAERQITSGQNDNDVLKVAHDIYYSDQKSKFTLEHAWCILRHEQKWLSLNSPKTTASGKRKTTESFSQASSTSVGDQEMRPKGIKTAKAIRNNGKGKGFEEYKMYV; encoded by the coding sequence ATGGATCCAAGGAATCCTGACATTCCCCATCAAAACTTTCGATATGAATGTACTCCCTCTAGTGTAAACTTTGGAGAACCCGATATCCCTCCTTTCAGCTCCCAACAATCTCAGGCTCCAGCTTTGAGTGAAGACACACCTGCGGGGCGTCGGGAGAGAAAGAATTGGACCCCTGCGGATGATGAGGTTCTAATAAGCGCCTGGCTGAACACGTCTAAAGACGCCGTTGTTGGAAATGACCAGAAGTTTGGCACCTTCTGGAAACGAGTAGAAGCTTACTACGCAGCAAGTCCTCATGCGTTAGAGGGTCGCGGTGGGAGCTCTCATAACAATTGTAAGCAGAGGTGGTCAAAGATCAATGACCAGACGAACAAGTTCTGTGGAGCATACGCTGTTGCAGAGAGACAAATCACCAGCGGCCAGAATGACAACGACGTTCTAAAGGTGGCTCATGACATCTACTACTCGGACCAGAAATCAAAGTTTACCTTAGAGCATGCTTGGTGTATCTTGAGGCATGAACAAAAGTGGTTAAGCCTCAACAGTCCTAAGACTACCGCTTCTGGTAAGAGAAAAACAACTGAGTCGTTTTCACAAGCTTCGAGCACCAGTGTTGGTGACCAAGAGATGCGGCCCAAAGGTATCAAGACTGCAAAAGCAATCAGAAACAATGGTAAAGGGAAGGGTTTCGAGGAGTATAAAATGTATGTTTGA